GTCGCTGTCACCGTGAGTCAGCACGACGCCGCGGATGTCAGCGATGGCGCGGTCAATGCGCACGAGTTCTCTCTTGAGGTCGCGCCAGTGTCCTGGCAGGCCTGCGTCGATCAACGTGATGCCTTCAGGGGTATCGATGAGGTAGGCCGCGACGATGTCGTTGCCGATGCGGTGCAGGTGGGGACCGATCTTCATGGGATTTCCTCTTGGGGATGGTGCCTGGTCGGGTGTGGGTGGGACGTGCGGGACGGGCGTACGGCGGCGGGCTGGTTCGTGCGGGGGCCACGTGCTGGTGCGGAGTGCGGGCAAGGGCTGGTTTCACAAGGCGGGCAACGGCTGGTTCGCAGTGCGACCACTCGCCGCCTCGCATGGCACCGTCCGCGCCCTCGCTGCCCTATGCTTGACCCGGCTAATATACTTAGGCATCATGGCTAGTGTCAATAGCCAAAGTCTCGAACCCGCCACCAAGCCACCCAAGGAGTGCTCGATGCCGACCCCGTCCCGCACGTCCCTCGACGCGATCGTCAACGCGGGGCTCCTGATTCTTGAGAGCAACGGACCGGCTGGCCTCACGATGCACGCAGTGGCGAAGTCCGTTGGGGTCAAGTCCCCGTCCCTGTACAAACATGTCGCGGACCGAGACGCACTCCTCACCTTGGTCGCCGACGCTGCGGCCCGCGACCTTGTTGCTCACTTGCCCCCCGCGCGCCAGGACCACACGGCGGAAGACCTACACAGCAACCTCGCTCAGCTGGCGACGTCGCTCCGCGAGTGGGCCCATCGACGGCCAGAGGCGTTTCGCCTGGCCTTCGCTGGGCGCGGGTCTGAGGAGACCTTGGCTGCCGCCGCGGAGCCCATCCTCGCCACGACGCGGGCTTTGGCGGGCAACGAGCACGCCCTGAACGCCGCGCGTCTCGTGACCGCGTGGGCGATGGGTTTCATCTCGATGGAGCTCGCGGGGGCCTTCCGTCTGGGCGGCAACGTGGAAGAGGCGTTCGAGTTTGGCCTTGAACGCCTCAGCGTCGCCCTCGACGTTCAGTCCCATGACGCAGTCGAGGCGTCGAGCACGCGTGAGGCAGGCATGATGCAGAGATGACGCACAACGTTGAGCAGGAGCAAACATCCCACGACCTCGCAGCAAGTCCCGCATCCCCCGACCTTGTGGTGAGCGCCGTCGTGTTGCGCGACCCACATGGCCGTATCCTCACTGTCCGCAAGCGGGGCACGTCCCGGTTCATGCTGCCTGGCGGTAAGCGCGAGGCGGGAGAGTCTCCCGCCCGGACCGCCATCAGGGAGTGTGCAGAAGAGCTCGGACTATCGCTCCAGCCGGGCGACCTGACGGACCTCGGCACCTATACCGCTGCCGCGGCAAACGAGCCAGGATTCCTTGTCGAGGGCTCCGTGTTCGAGCACCCGCTTCGCGGTGAGCCTCTCGCCAGTGCCGAAATTGCAGAACTTCGGTGGCTCGACCCCCACGGCCCGCTACCCAGCGATCTCGCTCCCCTTCTGGAGCACCACGTGCTGCCAGCGCTCGCGACGGCCCGGTAGCCCTGCAGTTCAACCGCGGTTGGGCCTGGAGCCGCCGACCGTCCGCCCCGATAGGCGCCCAGTGCGGCAGCCTGATACTCGGATAGCGCGATGGCCCGGCAAGTCTGCGGCCCCAGAGTTGCGTAGCCCAATGCCTCTGCTGCCTGGAAGTTCGGCAGCAAGCTCCGCCCAAGACATTGAGCACGAGTGCAACACCGCCGTCACGCTGCAATCTCGTATCGCGCCCGCCCGCCTAGTCTCGGGGTCTGCGCGGGGTCGATCGAGCGCGGCGGAATGAACCACACCACACCGTCGCGAACATCAATCCCCCAACCGTCCCCGTGAATTCGATGGTGACATCGAGCGCACAGCAAGACACCGTTCGCCAAATCTGTTGGACCCCGGTCTCTCTCCCACCATCTGATGTGATGCGCCTCGCACCACGATGGCGGAGCATGGCACCACGAACAGCCGCCGTCTCGCTCGACCAGAGCCAACCGCTGCGCCGGCGTAAATAGCCTGCGAGAGCGCCCCCAGTCGAGCACCTCGCTCTGGCCGCCCAGCACCACGGGGATGACCTCGGCGTCCGCCGCACCCTCGCGGAGTGCAGACACGGAGACTGGCTGCGCCAGACCGTCCACCTCGCCCACGCCGCAATCCGCCTCGAGGTCGGCCTGCGTCATTCTCACCACCACGGTGGTCTTCACGCCGCTGGTCGGCTGATCGCAATCGAGCGCATGCCTGCATAGCCCGACCAAGATGTCGGCGCGCATCTGTCCAGGGCTCCGCACGTCGGAGCCTGGGTCTTCGCGTCGCTGCTGCATGGCCCAGCGCACATTGGCATCGAGCACCGCTCGTACGGGCGCCGCATCAAGCGGGGCAAGTCTGGCGGTCAGGGTCACCATGCCGTCCGCATCGTCCCTCAGGACGGCGAAGCGGTCATCTTGCTGACGCGACTCGCGCGCCTTCCAGGCCTCGGGGTCGGCAGCGGCTTGTGCCCTCCAGAACAGCGCACGCACCTGGTGCAACGCCAAGCCAGGCGCCTTCGCGATCGCCTTGAGAAAGAGCTCGCGGGTCCGGTCCTCGTCAGGAAGCCCCGCCAGAGCGCGTTCGGCGATGCTGACCACTTCCACCGAAATCTCTTGAGCCCGCGCGGCCCGCGCAAGTTCTGCCCTGACCTCTGCGACGGGCGACAGCGGCGTGGCCGCGCGCTCCGACACAACGTCGGCGCACCCATCTACCGCCGTAGAACCGCTGCCCTCCCCGCCCAACCCGGTGTCGGCGTCGGCGTCCGCCAACAACGAACCGGCCGAGATCAACCGCTGAGCCTCCGCAACAGTTCCACCGGTGGCCCGCGCAATCAGTTCACCCGCAGAGCGAAAGCCCTGCCTGGCCGCCAAACCTGCTGAACCGTCTTCCGGTCGGGATAGGCAGTCGACTTCTGCCGCGACCTGGGCAAAAGCGAGATCTGCTGCGCGCCGCAAGCCCGCCAGTTGACCAGACAAAGCCAGCAACTCCTCACGCGACAACTGTTTGAGGTCCACCCCTTCACGCGCACATACAGCGTCGGCCGCTAAGCGAATCGGGGCGGTGGTCAAGGTCATGTAACTAGTCAATCACTACCCACTGACATCTAGTGACATCAAACGACAACACGCCAATTGGCAGCTTGGGAAGGGGCTCCAAGAGTCGGCACGAGAAGCAGCCGACGTCGCGCTCCTCCATACGTCCGGGCACGAGGTCCCCCCAGACGGAAACTACTTCAGCGCTAAAGTACCTCCATGACCGAGGCGAACGAAGCGACGGAGCCCCTCACCGAAGACGAGCAGGCCTTCTTGCGGTCCCTCGCCCGCGCGCTCGTGCTGCTCCCAAGGACGTTCGCCGCCGACATCGGCCGCGCCCATGGCCTGACCATGAGCGAGTACTTCACCATGATGTACCTCTCAGAATCCCCCGGCAGCCGGATGCGCATGGGCGACCTCGCCCAGGCGACCGCCCTCTCGCTACCCGCCGTCACGCGCGTCGTCACGCTCCTCGCCGCAAGAGGCCTCCTCCTGCGCACGCCCAACGCCGACGACGGCCGCGGGCGCGACGTCGTCCTCACCGACGCAGGTCGCGAGCGTCTCGCCGAGGCCCTCCCTGCGCAAGTCGCGAGCGTGCGTCGGCGCATCTTCGATCATCTCGACGGCGTAGACCTGCCCGCGGCGGCCGCAATTCTCGCGCGCGTCGGCGAGGCCAGCACTCAGCCCTCCACCGAAGAACGGAAGCAGCCATGACCCCGGCCACCGCAGGCACCACCGAGTTCGATCGGTTCGGCCCATGGATTGACGAAGTCACCCACCCAGACGACCTCCCCCGCCTGTACCGTGGCCACCCGATCGACTTCGCAGCGGAACGGCTCGTGCTCAAGGTGCCGCGCAACATCTCGCGCCGCAACGCGACGGCCGACATGGACCTCTACGACCACCTCGTCATCCTTGGCCGCGAGCGCCTGACCGTGCTGAGCCGGCGCGCCGGCGACTACGACACCGTCACCATGAACCTCACCGATGTGGTCGCGATGCGCAACACCGTCAACCTCTTGAACGGCCGCCTCGCCGTCGCGAGCTCCACAGGGGAATCCATCACGGTGCCCTACAACGGCTCGGCGGCGCCCATGGTCGACACCCTCGTGAGCGCGCTCAGGGAAGTTCCCTGCTCGCGCCCGGCCAGTAGCATCGGCGCGGCGCTTCGCGAGGCTGGCAAGCGTTTCGCCCGGCCGACGCTGGGGCTGGGGACGACGTGGGAAGCACGGCCGACGCTGGGGCTCGGGACGACGCAGGGGCTGGGGTTGGCGCCGGACAACACCCCCATTGACACCTTCCTCGTGAGCGCGTTCTTGGAAGCCAAGGCCTCCAACCCCGACCTCGCCGCGTGGGCCGCGCACGGGCGCAGACCCCTGTCCCCCGCCACCGCAGGACTACGCGGAGTGCGCGTCCGCCTCCAGCACGCGTTGAAGCCCATGACTCTTCACGGTGCCCTCATCACGGCCGACGACACCACGCTGGAACTGCACGGCCGCCACGACTGGCTGGTACGCGGTCGCGATGCGATCTACTCGACCACGCGACTCGTCATCCCCTTCGCGGCCCCCGACCGCCTGGAACTCGCACCCCACCCGCTGTACCCAGACGCGGTGGTGGCCACCGTCGGCGCTGGTGTGTGGCGCGAAGAAATCCCCGTGCCGCGCGGCTCTGCCGCCGAGACCCTGCTGCGCAAAGCGGCCACTGTGCAGGACTGACGCCACTCCTCCCCCAGCGAGCGCGGCACGCCGAGCGTATGGTGGAAGGCGTGGCCCACGAAGGCGGGTTTCCTGAGCACTTCAGCGACGAAGAGCACGATGTCCTGCGGAGGTTGTTCCGCGCGCTGAGGCGTTCCCCGCGCTGCCCCCAGGCCACTCACTGGCGGGGGACCCGCCGAAACCCGAGCGCATGCCATGTCCCCGCGCCGTCCCACCACCACCACGGGGAGTTGTCATGAAGAGTGCATTCAAGGGAGTCAGCGAATACGACCGCTTTGGCCCATGGATCGACGATGTCACGGAGCCAGAAGAGGTGCCGCGCCTCTATCGCAGCTTCCCGATCGACTTCGAGGTGGAGCGCCAGGTGCTCAAGGTGCCGCGCAACATCACGCGCAGGAACGCGACCCCTGACATGGACCTCTACGACCACCTCATCCTGTTGGGCCCAGAGAGGCTGACGGTGCTGAGCCGGCGCAAGGGCCAGGGCACGGTGGAGGAACACGGCGAGGTGAGGGACGACGGCGGTAAGGGCTTCGACATCGCGGTGGTCCCCTACGTCGACATCGTGGCGATTCGCGACTCGCTCAACCTCTTGGATGGTCGGCTTTACGTGGCCACGGCCGACGGCATTCCGGTCAGGGTGCGGTACAACGGATCAGCGGCCGACGTCGTGGCCGGGTTGGTGGGCACGCTCAAGGATGCTGCTTCTGGCAAGGAGGCGAGCCGCGTGGGCTCGGCGCTCCTGGCGGCTGGCGGTCCGCTCGCGCGGCCAGCCATCACGCGCGGGCCGGGGCGCGTCGACACCTTCCTGGCCAGCGCCTTCCTTGAGGCCCACAGCGACAACCCGCGCCTGTCTGCGTGGGCAGCACACGGGCGTCGGCGTGTGCCGCCCGTCGCTGCTGGCAGCCGAGGCTCGCTCGAGCGCCTCAAGCACGCGTTGTCGCCGATGACCCTTCACGGCGCGCTCTTTGCGGCCGACGAGGAGGCCCTGGAGATCTTTGGGCGACACTCGTGGCTAGTGCGAGGCCGCGGCGCGATCTACTCGACGGCCCACTTGGTGATCCCTTTCGGGGCGCCCGACCGGCTAGAGCTCGCGCGTCACCCGCTGTATCCGGAGGTGACGGTGGCGACCATCGGCGCTGGCGAGTGGAAGACGACGCTGCCAGTGCCGCGTGACTCCGTGGCGGAGCAACTGTTGAGTGAGGCTGCCAGCCGGGTGGGGTGAGGGGGTCGCTCCTACATGTCGGCAAAGTAGAAGGAGTGCGACAGGGGCCGATACGTGAACGCCGGGTGGAGGCCCGTGTCTGCGAGCGCACGCCCGACTTCGTCGAAGAATGCAGGGTCCGGCTCAAAGAAGGTGGTGAAGCGCGTCGAGCGCCCTTCACACGAGATGGTCCATTTGAGCGCGAGCACCACGTAGAACAACGAGTGGCGCAGATTAGGCGCGACGTCGACATTGACCATCGCCCCTGGTACCACCAGCAACTCCTTTGATCGTTTGGGACGGGGCCCTGGCGTCAGCACCACGAAGGAGTCTCTTGCCTCAGCCCACAGGAGTGGTACGCGTCCACGCTCGACGCGATCGAGCATCCTGTAACTGGGAATCCCGGTCGCGAAGCCAATGATCGCCATGGCGGCCATCAAGACGGCGACGAAGACCATCACCGCCCCGACGGCCGATCCGACTGCTACACCTGCGGCCGCGAGGCCCGCCATCATCACCAAGATTGCGGCATCCAGCGCAAAGAGCGCCCGGTAACGCATGCGTGTTGACCGAGGAACGCTGAGGCGTTCGGGCTGGATGACGAGTGGGACGGGTGTTTCAGTGAGCATCACGGGAGTCCTCGGGCAGGATTGGTGCGGATTGGGGCCGCCGTGCCGGGGCCACTCGTGGGGCAGTGCCCGAGCGTCGGCCCGGGAACGAGCCTGGCACCAGCCCCGCCGCGGCGAAACCCACCAGAATCCACAGCGCGATGCTCGCAAGCCCAAGCGTCGCGTACGGCTCGCCAAGAGGTGGGATGTGGCGAACAAAACCCAGCCCCAGCCCGAGCGGCGGGACGGCAACGATCGCGAGCGCGCGCCCTTAGGTGAACGTGTGCGGATCCTGCATGCGTTCCAACTCGGCCGCGGAACCCACAAAGAAGGTCCAGGCCGCCACCGCGATGACGGCCGCGACCGCGGCCAGTCGCAACAGCGTCACCCGCCACCGGCGTTGGAACGCCTCCCCCTCGCTCATGCGACCGATGGTACGGGGCCGGCCTCGTGTCGCGGAAGGGTCGCCGCCCATACCTTCCCTGTGGATAACGCTCAACCATCCCTCCCCGACCGAGATCCTGGACCCCTCATCCCTTGACTCGCATCGGAGGCTGTCACACCATGTCCATACAGGAGGCCTCTGCCATGCCCAAGGATCAGGTGCTCAACACACGCATCTCGACGCGCGATCTCGACGTGCTCAAACGCGCCGCCGAGCTCGAAGGCATGTCCACGTCGGCCTTTGTCACCCGAGCCGCTCTGCGCGACGCCGAGCTGCTACTCGCCCGCTCGGACCGCACGGTCATGCCCGCAGAGACGTTCGCCTCCGTGATGGCGTCACTCGACGTGCCCGACGCGGCGCCCCGCCTGAGCGAGGCCTTCGCGCGCCACGGCTCCTGACCGTGTACCTGCCAGAACGGTTCACCGTTCGCCACGACGTCGCCGAGTTCGACTGTGGCGTGCCATCGCTCAATGACTGGCTGCGACGCACCGCGCTCACGGCGCAGGCCAAGGGTGTGACGGCGACCGGCGTCTGGGCCGACGCTGGGCGCGCCGTCGCCTACTACTCCGTCTCTCCCACTGCCATCGTCTCGAAGGGGTTGCCGCGCGGGGCCTCAACCAGGCTCGACATGATTCCGGGCTACCTGCTGGGCCGCCTCGCACTTGACCGGTCGTTGCAAGGGCAAGGACTGGGCGAGAGGTTG
The Demequina sp. TMPB413 DNA segment above includes these coding regions:
- a CDS encoding TetR/AcrR family transcriptional regulator; the encoded protein is MPTPSRTSLDAIVNAGLLILESNGPAGLTMHAVAKSVGVKSPSLYKHVADRDALLTLVADAAARDLVAHLPPARQDHTAEDLHSNLAQLATSLREWAHRRPEAFRLAFAGRGSEETLAAAAEPILATTRALAGNEHALNAARLVTAWAMGFISMELAGAFRLGGNVEEAFEFGLERLSVALDVQSHDAVEASSTREAGMMQR
- a CDS encoding NUDIX domain-containing protein, whose product is MTHNVEQEQTSHDLAASPASPDLVVSAVVLRDPHGRILTVRKRGTSRFMLPGGKREAGESPARTAIRECAEELGLSLQPGDLTDLGTYTAAAANEPGFLVEGSVFEHPLRGEPLASAEIAELRWLDPHGPLPSDLAPLLEHHVLPALATAR
- a CDS encoding HNH endonuclease signature motif containing protein; translated protein: MTLTTAPIRLAADAVCAREGVDLKQLSREELLALSGQLAGLRRAADLAFAQVAAEVDCLSRPEDGSAGLAARQGFRSAGELIARATGGTVAEAQRLISAGSLLADADADTGLGGEGSGSTAVDGCADVVSERAATPLSPVAEVRAELARAARAQEISVEVVSIAERALAGLPDEDRTRELFLKAIAKAPGLALHQVRALFWRAQAAADPEAWKARESRQQDDRFAVLRDDADGMVTLTARLAPLDAAPVRAVLDANVRWAMQQRREDPGSDVRSPGQMRADILVGLCRHALDCDQPTSGVKTTVVVRMTQADLEADCGVGEVDGLAQPVSVSALREGAADAEVIPVVLGGQSEVLDWGRSRRLFTPAQRLALVERDGGCSWCHAPPSWCEAHHIRWWERDRGPTDLANGVLLCARCHHRIHGDGWGIDVRDGVVWFIPPRSIDPAQTPRLGGRARYEIAA
- a CDS encoding MarR family winged helix-turn-helix transcriptional regulator, producing MTEANEATEPLTEDEQAFLRSLARALVLLPRTFAADIGRAHGLTMSEYFTMMYLSESPGSRMRMGDLAQATALSLPAVTRVVTLLAARGLLLRTPNADDGRGRDVVLTDAGRERLAEALPAQVASVRRRIFDHLDGVDLPAAAAILARVGEASTQPSTEERKQP
- a CDS encoding DUF1778 domain-containing protein; amino-acid sequence: MPKDQVLNTRISTRDLDVLKRAAELEGMSTSAFVTRAALRDAELLLARSDRTVMPAETFASVMASLDVPDAAPRLSEAFARHGS
- a CDS encoding GNAT family N-acetyltransferase: MYLPERFTVRHDVAEFDCGVPSLNDWLRRTALTAQAKGVTATGVWADAGRAVAYYSVSPTAIVSKGLPRGASTRLDMIPGYLLGRLALDRSLQGQGLGERLLVHALERIVRAAEEGVGRLVLVDAIDDAAVAFYEHFGFRAVPGSMRLFIKVSTIRSA